One region of Mobula birostris isolate sMobBir1 chromosome 24, sMobBir1.hap1, whole genome shotgun sequence genomic DNA includes:
- the LOC140187384 gene encoding cAMP-dependent protein kinase type I-alpha regulatory subunit, with amino-acid sequence MAAAGSGDEERSLRECEQYVHKHNIQQVLKDCIVQLCIARPEKPITYLREYFEKLEKEEAKQMHNQQKSGSRSDSREDEISPPPPMNPVMKERGRRGAISAEVYTEEDAASYVRKVITKDYKTMAALAKAIEKNVLFSHLDDNERSDIFDAMFPVTYIAGETVIQQGDEGDNFYVIDQGEMDVYVNNEWVTSIGEGGSFGELALIYGTPRAATVRAKTNVKLWGIDRDSYRRILMGSTLRKRKMYEEFLSKVSILESLDKWERLTVADALEPVQFEDGQKIVVQGEPGDEFFIILEGTAAVLQRRSENEEFIEVGRLGPSDYFGEIALLMNRPRAATVVARGPLKCVKLDRPRFERVLGPCSDILKRNIQQYNSFVSLSV; translated from the exons ATGGCGGCCGCGGGGAGCGGGGATGAAGAGCGCAGCCTGCGAGAGTGCGAGCAGTATGTCCACAAACACAACATCCAGCAGGTCCTCAAGGACTGCATCGTGCAACTCTGTATCGCCAGGCCCGAAAAGCCCATCACCTACCTCAGGGAATACTTCGAGAAACTCGAGAAA GAGGAGGCCAAACAGATGCACAATCAGCAGAAATCGGGTTCTCGATCTGACTCGCGTGAAGATGAAATCTCTCCCCCGCCACCCATGAATCCGGTAATGAAGGAGCGAGGACGCCGCGGGGCAATTAGTGCTGAAGTTTACACAGAGGAAGATGCAGCATCATACGTAAGAAAG GTAATTACTAAGGATTACAAGACTATGGCTGCCCTGGCTAAAGCCATTGAAAAGAATGTGCTATTCTCTCATTTGGATGACAATGAAAGAAG TGATATTTTTGATGCAATGTTTCCTGTCACATACATTGCTGGTGAAACAGTCATACAACAAG GCGATGAAGGAGATAATTTCTATGTTATTGATCAAGGAGAAATGGAT GTTTATGTTAACAATGAATGGGtgactagcattggagagggtggcAGTTTTGGAGAACTTGCATTGATTTATGGAACCCCAAGAGCTGCAACTGTCAGAGCAAAGACCAATGTGAAACTATGGGGTATTGATCGAGACAGCTATAGGAGAATCTTGATG GGAAGCACACTGAGAAAAAGAAAGATGTATGAAGAGTTCCTCAGTAAGGTCTCCATATTAG AGTCACTGGATAAATGGGAACGGTTGACTGTGGCTGATGCATTGGAACCGGTGCAGTTTGAAGATGGACAGAAGATTGTGGTGCAAGGAGAACCTGGCGATGAATTTTTCATTATTTTAGAG GGTACAGCAGCTGTGTTGCAGCGCAGGTCGGAAAATGAAGAGTTCATAGAAGTTGGAAGATTGGGGCCATCAGATTACTTTG gTGAAATAGCTCTTCTGATGAACCGTCCTCGTGCTGCCACAGTGGTAGCACGTGGTCCATTGAAGTGTGTGAAATTGGACAGACCGCGATTTGAACGTGTCCTGGGTCCTTGTTCAGACATACTTAAACGGAATATCCAGCAGTACAACAGCTTTGTATCGCTGTCTGTCTGA